One genomic segment of Chitinibacter sp. FCG-7 includes these proteins:
- the rlmF gene encoding 23S rRNA (adenine(1618)-N(6))-methyltransferase RlmF, protein MSRSAAKPAPSSSRPEQKSRLHPRNLHQGRYDFAALIAASGELAAYVATNAYGDDSIDFANPQAVKALNRALLAHFYGITHWDTPEGYLCPPIPGRADYIHTLADLLAARHGEIPRGDAVRGLDIGVGANAIYPLLGRASYGWRFVGSDVDPVSLANAEQIFSANPALAGALETRRQTWATQIFTGIIRPDDYFDFTLCNPPFHASAADAAAGSNRKLRNLGLANKNQPKPQLNFAGQSNELWCEGGEARFIGRMIEESAQFAAQVGWFSTLVSKSENLPGIYRALKRLNAREVKTESMAQGQKVSRLVAWRF, encoded by the coding sequence ATGTCCCGTTCTGCCGCCAAACCTGCCCCGTCTTCCTCCCGCCCGGAGCAAAAAAGCCGCTTGCATCCGCGTAATCTGCATCAGGGGCGCTATGATTTTGCTGCGCTGATTGCCGCCAGTGGCGAGCTGGCCGCGTATGTAGCGACCAATGCCTATGGCGATGACAGTATTGATTTTGCCAATCCGCAGGCGGTCAAAGCGCTTAATCGGGCTTTGCTGGCGCATTTTTACGGTATTACGCACTGGGATACGCCGGAGGGGTATTTGTGTCCACCCATTCCCGGTCGTGCTGATTACATACATACCCTGGCTGATTTATTGGCTGCTCGTCATGGTGAGATTCCGCGTGGCGATGCGGTGCGCGGGCTCGATATTGGTGTGGGGGCCAATGCCATTTATCCGCTGCTGGGGCGGGCAAGCTATGGCTGGCGTTTTGTCGGCTCGGATGTCGACCCCGTTTCTCTGGCTAATGCCGAGCAGATTTTTTCAGCCAACCCCGCGCTGGCGGGCGCGCTGGAAACGCGGCGGCAAACCTGGGCCACGCAGATTTTCACGGGCATCATCCGGCCTGATGATTATTTTGATTTCACGCTGTGCAATCCGCCGTTTCACGCCTCGGCCGCTGATGCGGCGGCGGGGAGCAATCGCAAGCTGCGTAATCTTGGTTTAGCAAATAAAAACCAGCCCAAGCCTCAGCTCAATTTCGCCGGGCAAAGCAATGAATTGTGGTGCGAGGGCGGAGAGGCGCGCTTTATCGGCCGCATGATAGAAGAAAGCGCCCAGTTTGCCGCGCAAGTGGGCTGGTTCAGCACACTGGTGTCAAAAAGCGAAAACCTGCCGGGCATCTATCGTGCCTTAAAGCGCCTGAATGCCCGTGAAGTCAAAACCGAGTCAATGGCACAAGGACAAAAAGTCAGCCGTCTTGTGGCCTGGCGTTTTTAG
- a CDS encoding tryptophan--tRNA ligase, with protein sequence MSSTRVLTGITTSGTPHLGNYVGAIRPAIVASQSQETDCFFFMADYHALIKCDDPARIERSRLEIAATWLAAGLDPERVTFYRQSDVPEVTELNWLLTCVTAKGQMNRAHAYKASTDVNEAAGEDPDHGVTMGLFCYPILMAADILLFNPHKVPVGRDQIQHIEMARDVAARFNHMFGAGKELFVLPEAHIEEHVATLPGLDGRKMSKSYDNTIPLFEGGSKALKDAIAKIVTNSLLPGEPKDPECHLVTIYEAFATPEQAAKFRADLVAGLGWGDAKKQLLDLIESQIGPMRERYAELMAHPERIEELLQIGAAKARAVAAPLLKEVREAVGLRRMNAIPQAKEKAVKVALPTFKQFRLADGQFYFNFSDAHGRLLLESQGFASGKDAGQWVGKLKKEGIAALDADAPVKLADGVVANEIAAALDALNAA encoded by the coding sequence ATGAGCAGCACGCGTGTTTTAACCGGGATTACGACTTCAGGCACACCACATCTGGGCAATTACGTTGGCGCAATTCGCCCCGCCATTGTGGCCAGCCAATCGCAAGAGACCGACTGCTTCTTTTTTATGGCCGACTACCATGCGCTGATCAAATGTGACGACCCGGCGCGGATCGAGCGCTCGCGGCTGGAAATCGCCGCCACCTGGCTCGCCGCCGGGCTAGACCCCGAACGCGTGACTTTCTACCGCCAATCCGACGTACCCGAAGTCACCGAGCTGAACTGGCTGCTGACCTGCGTCACCGCCAAAGGCCAGATGAACCGCGCACACGCGTACAAGGCCAGCACCGATGTGAACGAAGCCGCCGGTGAAGACCCCGATCATGGCGTGACGATGGGGCTATTCTGCTACCCGATTCTGATGGCCGCCGACATTCTGCTGTTCAACCCGCACAAAGTGCCGGTGGGACGCGACCAGATTCAGCACATCGAAATGGCACGCGACGTTGCCGCGCGTTTCAACCATATGTTTGGTGCGGGCAAAGAGCTGTTTGTGCTGCCCGAAGCGCATATTGAAGAGCACGTTGCCACCCTGCCCGGCCTTGATGGCCGCAAAATGAGCAAATCGTACGACAACACGATTCCGCTGTTTGAAGGCGGCAGCAAGGCGCTGAAAGACGCGATTGCCAAGATCGTGACCAACAGCCTGCTGCCGGGCGAGCCAAAAGACCCGGAATGCCATCTGGTCACAATCTATGAAGCGTTTGCGACGCCAGAACAAGCAGCGAAATTCCGCGCCGACTTGGTGGCAGGTCTGGGCTGGGGCGATGCGAAAAAACAATTGCTTGACCTGATCGAAAGCCAGATCGGCCCGATGCGCGAGCGCTACGCCGAGCTGATGGCACACCCGGAACGCATTGAAGAATTGCTGCAAATCGGCGCAGCCAAAGCGCGCGCAGTCGCAGCGCCACTGCTCAAGGAAGTGCGCGAAGCCGTCGGCCTGCGCCGTATGAACGCGATCCCGCAGGCGAAAGAAAAAGCCGTGAAAGTGGCGCTGCCGACGTTCAAGCAATTCCGCCTAGCTGATGGCCAGTTCTACTTCAACTTCAGCGATGCGCACGGTCGTTTGCTGCTCGAAAGCCAGGGCTTTGCCTCGGGCAAAGACGCGGGCCAGTGGGTTGGCAAGCTGAAAAAAGAAGGCATTGCGGCACTGGATGCCGATGCGCCGGTCAAACTGGCCGATGGCGTGGTGGCAAACGAAATTGCCGCAGCACTGGACGCGCTGAACGCCGCCTAA